A stretch of Pseudolysobacter antarcticus DNA encodes these proteins:
- the kdsB gene encoding 3-deoxy-manno-octulosonate cytidylyltransferase, translating into MSDPAPFIVAIPARYASTRLPGKPLRQIADAPMIVHVARRALAAGASSVIVATDDVRIAAELRDHDVQVCMTRADHASGSDRLAECAEQLGWSDDTIVVNLQGDEPLAPVSGIRAVAEALATSDAPMATLASPITSAHEMFDPNCVKVVCDANGYALYFSRAPLPYARDAFALKRDVLPSTVPFLRHIGIYAYRAGFLRRFAALRPTPLEQAEALEQLRALEHGERIQVRIAPEPFPAGVDTEEDLARVRRLLESAGANRE; encoded by the coding sequence ATGAGTGATCCTGCCCCATTTATCGTCGCGATTCCGGCGCGTTACGCGTCGACACGCTTGCCCGGCAAGCCGCTGCGGCAGATTGCGGATGCACCGATGATCGTGCACGTAGCGCGGCGCGCGCTGGCGGCGGGTGCGAGCAGTGTGATCGTTGCCACCGACGATGTGCGCATCGCCGCAGAGCTGCGTGATCATGATGTGCAGGTATGCATGACGCGCGCTGACCATGCTTCGGGCAGCGACCGGCTGGCCGAGTGCGCCGAGCAACTCGGCTGGAGCGACGATACGATCGTGGTGAACCTGCAAGGCGATGAACCGCTCGCGCCGGTGAGCGGCATTCGTGCCGTCGCCGAGGCGTTGGCGACGAGCGATGCGCCGATGGCAACGCTCGCCTCGCCGATCACCAGCGCGCACGAAATGTTCGATCCGAATTGCGTCAAGGTGGTCTGCGACGCCAATGGTTATGCCTTGTATTTCAGCCGCGCACCGCTGCCGTATGCGCGCGATGCATTTGCGCTGAAACGCGATGTATTGCCGTCGACGGTGCCATTCCTGCGGCATATCGGTATCTATGCGTATCGCGCGGGATTCCTGCGCCGTTTCGCTGCGCTGAGACCAACCCCGCTGGAGCAGGCCGAAGCACTGGAGCAATTACGCGCCCTCGAACACGGCGAGCGCATCCAGGTGCGCATTGCGCCGGAACCATTTCCGGCCGGTGTGGATACCGAAGAAGATCTCGCGCGCGTACGGCGCCTGCTTGAATCCGCGGGCGCGAATCGCGAATGA
- a CDS encoding low molecular weight protein-tyrosine-phosphatase — protein sequence MSGILFFCMGNICRSPTVEAVARTHFARANLDIHMASAGTENYHQGGVADPRSIAIARARGYALGGHRARQVRHADFADFDHLLAMDQVNLATLVTRCPPQFSHKLELFLPFSGITHPHEVPDPYYGKTADFENVVDLAERGMSGLIERLRKASSAHV from the coding sequence ATGAGCGGAATATTGTTTTTTTGCATGGGAAACATTTGTCGTTCGCCGACGGTCGAAGCGGTCGCGCGTACGCATTTCGCGCGAGCGAATCTGGATATACACATGGCTTCCGCAGGTACCGAAAATTATCATCAAGGCGGTGTTGCCGATCCGCGCAGCATTGCGATCGCGCGAGCGCGCGGCTACGCGTTGGGCGGTCATCGCGCGCGGCAAGTGCGTCATGCGGATTTCGCCGACTTCGATCATTTGCTGGCGATGGATCAGGTCAATCTCGCAACGCTGGTGACACGCTGCCCGCCACAGTTTTCGCACAAGCTGGAATTGTTCTTGCCGTTTTCCGGCATCACACACCCGCATGAAGTGCCCGATCCGTATTACGGCAAGACAGCGGATTTTGAAAACGTTGTCGATCTGGCCGAGCGCGGCATGAGTGGCTTGATCGAGCGCTTGAGAAAGGCATCGTCCGCGCATGTCTGA
- the uvrC gene encoding excinuclease ABC subunit UvrC has translation MIERVRDAFDGKEFVRTLAASPGVYRYFDGAGDLLYVGKAGNLKKRVGSYFLKPRMEPRIAAMVVQIAHAEVTLTRTEGEALLLESQLIKSLKPRYNILLRDDKSFPYIYLSAGEDYPRMGFHRGARSGKGRYFGPYPSTYAVRESLNLMQKIFQVRQCEDSYFRNRSRPCLQYQIKRCSAPCVALIEPVDYQASVRYASMFLEGKSTVVTEELSKAMEQASSELEFERAARLRDQVGLLKQLQARHYVQGASADMDVLACAIVSGVACVTVLYFRSGTSLGSRAFFPRLPMDASAGDVLASFIPQYYLDKPVPHELIVSHAFDDAALLAEVLTENSAHVVEIKSSVRAERARFLELAQKNADAALAAHVASNQTMRERFEALRELLGLDETPQRLECFDISHTMGEATVASCVVFGPEGAEKSQYRRFNISGITPGDDYAAMHQALERRYKRLQAGEGVLPDILLIDGGKGQVKQACDVLSDLGVEGVMIVGVAKGEERRAGHETLILGASGKTLWPGPDSAAMHLVQNVRDEAHRFAITGHRQRRQKTRETSRLEEIEGVGAKRRSAMLKHFGGLTGIAAAGVEELAKVKGISRELAERIYALFHG, from the coding sequence ATGATCGAACGTGTTCGCGATGCTTTCGATGGCAAGGAATTTGTGCGCACGCTGGCGGCCTCGCCGGGCGTGTATCGCTATTTCGATGGGGCTGGCGACCTGCTTTATGTCGGCAAGGCCGGCAACCTCAAAAAGCGTGTCGGCAGTTATTTTCTCAAGCCACGCATGGAGCCGCGCATCGCTGCGATGGTGGTGCAGATCGCGCATGCGGAAGTCACGCTCACTCGCACCGAAGGTGAGGCGCTGCTGCTCGAAAGCCAGCTGATCAAGTCGCTGAAACCGCGCTACAACATCCTGCTGCGCGACGATAAAAGTTTTCCGTACATCTATCTTTCGGCCGGCGAGGATTACCCGCGCATGGGTTTTCATCGTGGCGCGCGCAGTGGCAAAGGCCGCTATTTCGGGCCGTATCCGAGCACGTACGCGGTGCGCGAAAGCCTGAATTTGATGCAGAAGATTTTCCAGGTGCGGCAATGCGAGGACAGCTATTTTCGCAACCGTTCGCGGCCCTGCCTGCAATACCAGATCAAGCGTTGCAGTGCGCCGTGCGTGGCGTTGATCGAGCCGGTCGATTATCAGGCCAGCGTGCGTTATGCCTCGATGTTTCTCGAAGGCAAAAGCACCGTCGTCACCGAGGAACTCAGCAAGGCGATGGAGCAGGCCAGCAGCGAACTCGAGTTCGAGCGCGCCGCGCGTTTGCGCGATCAGGTCGGTTTGCTCAAGCAGCTGCAGGCGCGACATTACGTGCAGGGTGCGAGCGCCGATATGGATGTGCTGGCGTGTGCGATTGTCTCCGGCGTGGCGTGTGTCACTGTGCTGTATTTTCGCAGCGGCACCAGTCTCGGCTCGCGCGCGTTTTTTCCGCGCCTGCCGATGGATGCCAGCGCGGGTGATGTGCTCGCGAGTTTCATCCCGCAATATTATCTCGACAAGCCGGTGCCGCATGAGCTGATCGTCAGCCACGCGTTCGACGATGCCGCGCTGCTGGCCGAAGTGTTGACCGAGAACTCGGCGCATGTCGTCGAAATCAAATCTAGCGTACGTGCCGAACGTGCGCGTTTTCTCGAACTCGCGCAGAAAAATGCCGACGCCGCACTGGCTGCGCACGTCGCCAGCAACCAGACCATGCGCGAACGTTTTGAAGCATTGCGCGAATTGCTCGGGCTCGACGAAACGCCGCAGCGGCTCGAGTGTTTCGACATCAGTCACACGATGGGCGAGGCGACCGTCGCATCGTGTGTCGTGTTTGGGCCGGAGGGCGCGGAGAAATCGCAATACCGCCGTTTCAACATTAGCGGCATCACGCCGGGTGATGATTACGCCGCCATGCACCAGGCGCTAGAGCGCCGCTACAAGCGCCTGCAGGCGGGCGAGGGTGTGCTGCCGGATATCCTGCTCATTGACGGCGGCAAGGGCCAGGTCAAGCAGGCTTGCGATGTGCTGAGCGATCTCGGCGTCGAAGGCGTGATGATCGTCGGCGTGGCCAAGGGCGAGGAGCGCCGCGCCGGGCACGAAACGCTGATCCTCGGCGCGAGTGGCAAGACTCTCTGGCCGGGTCCGGATTCCGCCGCGATGCACCTGGTACAGAACGTGCGCGACGAAGCGCATCGGTTCGCGATCACCGGGCATCGCCAGCGCCGTCAGAAAACCCGCGAAACCAGTCGCCTTGAAGAAATCGAAGGCGTCGGTGCCAAGCGTCGTTCCGCCATGCTCAAGCATTTTGGTGGATTGACGGGCATTGCCGCCGCGGGTGTGGAAGAATTGGCCAAGGTGAAGGGCATCAGCCGTGAACTCGCCGAACGTATTTACGCCTTGTTCCACGGATGA
- the pgsA gene encoding CDP-diacylglycerol--glycerol-3-phosphate 3-phosphatidyltransferase, translating to MPLTLPTILTFFRILLLPVMVIVFYMGFRGANIAAAFVFLAAALTDWLDGYIARRYNLTSAFGAFLDPVADKLMVAVTLFLLVQENPTPLMAVTSAIIVGREITISALREWMAEIGQKAHVNVATLGKIKTLMQIIALEVLLYQHDLEGLRLFHVGETLLVLAAALTIWSALVYLRAAWPALRDGH from the coding sequence CTGCCGCTGACTCTGCCCACAATCCTCACGTTTTTTCGCATCCTGTTATTGCCGGTGATGGTGATCGTTTTCTACATGGGATTTCGCGGCGCGAACATCGCCGCCGCGTTTGTGTTCCTCGCCGCCGCACTCACCGATTGGTTGGACGGCTATATCGCGCGTCGCTACAACCTTACCTCCGCGTTCGGTGCGTTTCTCGATCCGGTGGCGGACAAGCTCATGGTCGCGGTGACGCTGTTTTTGCTCGTGCAAGAAAATCCGACGCCGCTGATGGCCGTCACCAGCGCGATTATCGTCGGTCGCGAAATCACCATTTCGGCGTTGCGCGAATGGATGGCCGAGATCGGGCAGAAAGCGCACGTCAACGTTGCCACGCTCGGCAAGATCAAGACCCTGATGCAGATCATCGCGCTCGAAGTGCTGTTGTATCAACATGATCTGGAAGGCTTGCGCCTATTCCATGTCGGCGAAACTTTACTCGTGCTCGCCGCTGCGCTGACGATCTGGTCAGCACTCGTTTATCTGCGCGCGGCGTGGCCCGCGCTGCGCGACGGACACTGA
- a CDS encoding APC family permease, translating into MATISKPRLLGFWMCVALVVGNMIGSGIFLLPASLAPYGLNSLVAWLLTATGAMVMAAVFAALVRAFPSADGPYAYTRMAFGDLTAFIVAWGYWISIWVGNAAIATGAIAYLSLPLPWVAATPQTSAMLTIGMIWLLTGVNVYGARTAGKVQIVTTVMKLLPLLSIAALGIYLFMSGSPRLDNSSSMNTHFSLDGITAAATLTLWGLLGLESATIPAGKVHDPARTIPRATLIGTALTALIYVITCSVVLLLIPADVLKDSNAPFAEVARMFWGDAIAQWFAVFAAISAFGALNGWILLQGELPLQMAKNGLFPKFFAKESARGTPVNALCISSGLATILVLMNADKSMVEIFSFMILLSTTATLVMYLLCALATLKLLRSGELAASGKYVVWLAIAGVLGAVYALWTIVGAGIITDAKTCGTESICWAPWYANPVYMGAALLALGVPVYFLMRRRNKTISANSSDSHV; encoded by the coding sequence ATGGCAACGATCAGCAAACCTCGCTTGCTCGGATTCTGGATGTGCGTGGCGCTGGTCGTAGGCAACATGATCGGCTCCGGCATTTTTCTGCTGCCGGCATCGCTTGCGCCCTACGGCCTCAACAGTCTGGTGGCGTGGCTGCTGACCGCCACCGGCGCCATGGTGATGGCCGCGGTATTCGCCGCGCTGGTGCGCGCTTTCCCGAGCGCAGACGGCCCGTATGCCTACACCCGCATGGCGTTCGGCGATCTCACCGCGTTTATCGTCGCGTGGGGTTACTGGATTTCGATCTGGGTCGGCAACGCCGCCATTGCCACCGGCGCAATTGCCTATCTCAGCCTTCCGCTGCCGTGGGTCGCCGCCACGCCACAGACTTCGGCCATGCTTACCATTGGCATGATCTGGCTGCTCACCGGCGTGAATGTCTACGGCGCGCGCACTGCCGGCAAAGTGCAGATCGTTACCACCGTGATGAAATTGTTGCCGCTGCTGAGCATCGCCGCACTCGGAATTTATCTGTTCATGAGCGGCAGCCCGCGGCTCGATAATTCCAGCAGCATGAACACGCATTTCAGTCTGGATGGCATTACCGCCGCAGCCACCCTCACGTTGTGGGGATTGCTCGGACTGGAATCGGCGACCATTCCCGCCGGCAAGGTACACGATCCCGCGCGCACTATCCCACGTGCGACCCTCATCGGCACCGCACTCACTGCGCTGATCTATGTGATCACGTGCTCGGTGGTTTTGTTGCTGATTCCCGCCGATGTGCTGAAGGACTCAAACGCGCCGTTCGCCGAAGTCGCGCGCATGTTCTGGGGCGATGCGATAGCGCAATGGTTTGCCGTGTTCGCAGCGATCAGTGCGTTCGGCGCACTCAACGGCTGGATTTTGCTGCAGGGTGAACTGCCTCTGCAGATGGCAAAAAACGGACTCTTCCCCAAGTTTTTTGCGAAGGAATCGGCACGCGGTACGCCGGTCAATGCGCTGTGCATCAGCAGCGGCCTCGCGACGATTCTGGTGCTGATGAATGCCGACAAATCGATGGTCGAAATCTTCAGCTTCATGATCCTGCTTTCCACCACCGCGACCTTGGTAATGTATCTGCTATGCGCACTCGCAACGTTGAAGCTGTTGCGCAGCGGCGAACTTGCGGCCTCGGGAAAATACGTCGTTTGGCTGGCAATCGCAGGTGTGCTCGGCGCTGTTTACGCACTCTGGACCATCGTCGGCGCCGGCATCATCACCGATGCAAAAACATGTGGCACAGAGTCGATCTGCTGGGCGCCGTGGTACGCCAATCCGGTGTACATGGGCGCGGCGCTATTAGCGCTCGGCGTGCCGGTTTATTTTTTGATGCGGCGACGTAACAAAACGATATCCGCCAATAGTTCTGATTCTCACGTTTAG
- a CDS encoding aromatic ring-hydroxylating oxygenase subunit alpha → MKNTNCESTIDALGSTAFEAVAIEVAHALNARFYTDDEWLRHEQKYVFGACWQLAAHASDLLAVGDHVVCDIAGKSVLIVRDENGELRAFHNVCRHRAGPLALCNGKNAKALHCKYHGWTYGLDGQLRSAPEMHEAQDFVVADIRLNQVRVHEWQGLVFVALSEHAPDFVEVFSGIAERIHPLDLGTLQFARRVSYDMDCNWKVYVDNFLEGYHLPHVHPSLNRMLDYRAYTTELSTWHSLQYSPLRNPDGIYADGDAFYYFLYPNIMLNIMPGRMQTNRVIALGTDRCRVEFDYYYAPVDDMQNRAQKDLQFSDEVQHEDIAICEAVQRGLSSGSYAAGRLCPKRESGVWHFQNLLRGAYRNGLSNV, encoded by the coding sequence GTGAAAAACACGAATTGCGAATCGACAATCGACGCGCTCGGATCGACAGCATTTGAAGCCGTCGCAATCGAAGTTGCGCACGCATTGAACGCGCGGTTCTACACCGACGATGAGTGGCTGCGGCACGAACAAAAATACGTCTTCGGTGCATGCTGGCAGCTCGCTGCGCATGCCAGTGATCTGCTCGCAGTCGGTGATCACGTAGTCTGCGATATCGCGGGAAAATCCGTGCTGATCGTGCGTGATGAAAATGGCGAGCTGCGCGCGTTTCACAACGTCTGCCGCCACCGCGCCGGGCCGCTCGCCTTGTGCAACGGTAAGAATGCGAAAGCGTTGCACTGCAAATATCACGGCTGGACATACGGCCTCGACGGCCAATTGCGCTCCGCCCCGGAAATGCACGAGGCACAGGATTTTGTTGTCGCCGATATTCGCCTGAATCAAGTCCGCGTGCATGAATGGCAAGGGTTGGTCTTCGTCGCGCTGAGCGAGCACGCGCCCGATTTCGTCGAAGTATTTTCCGGCATCGCCGAGCGCATTCATCCGCTCGATCTCGGCACGCTGCAATTTGCGCGACGCGTGAGTTACGACATGGATTGCAACTGGAAAGTCTATGTCGACAATTTCCTCGAAGGTTATCATCTGCCGCATGTGCATCCGAGCCTGAATCGCATGCTCGACTACCGCGCGTATACGACGGAACTCTCGACCTGGCATTCGCTGCAATATTCGCCGTTGCGCAATCCCGATGGCATCTACGCCGATGGCGATGCGTTTTATTATTTTCTCTACCCGAACATCATGCTCAACATCATGCCGGGACGCATGCAGACCAATCGCGTGATCGCGCTCGGCACGGATCGCTGCCGCGTCGAATTCGATTATTACTACGCGCCGGTCGATGACATGCAGAATCGTGCGCAGAAGGATCTGCAGTTCAGCGATGAGGTTCAGCACGAAGATATCGCGATCTGCGAAGCCGTGCAGCGCGGCTTGTCATCCGGCAGTTACGCCGCCGGACGGCTTTGTCCGAAACGCGAATCGGGCGTCTGGCATTTTCAGAATCTGCTGCGTGGCGCATATCGCAACGGCCTCTCGAACGTATGA
- a CDS encoding carboxypeptidase-like regulatory domain-containing protein, translating into MGRITDSATGEPIAGATVYAIWNYHPISIPRLSIPLPIEGTHAASSLCGGSVVATTDALGYYDFDRTISMKVRLHEAHQWVIADGYYNDWQGPELEDKHDFAQLLSQLRWDPLHKQQDNWSKKLTPLGNASIDVKLLTLLTAMQSAVWCTPPTESNEANLKKFQRAGLHAINAAICEATTLEQTPRSDVYKLAFTFFMGKDPRVRLLQDPSVQPLIPRRQRSPVPQSLMETTCNLTKVKNDD; encoded by the coding sequence ATGGGCCGCATCACCGACAGCGCAACCGGCGAACCGATCGCTGGAGCGACCGTCTACGCCATCTGGAATTACCACCCGATTTCGATTCCGCGACTTTCAATTCCGCTACCAATCGAAGGAACGCATGCTGCGAGCAGCTTGTGCGGAGGCAGTGTCGTCGCGACCACCGACGCCCTCGGTTATTACGATTTTGATCGGACGATATCGATGAAAGTTCGCCTTCATGAAGCGCACCAATGGGTCATTGCCGACGGTTACTACAACGATTGGCAGGGCCCTGAGCTCGAAGATAAGCATGATTTTGCGCAACTGCTCTCGCAGCTACGATGGGATCCTTTGCACAAACAACAAGACAACTGGTCCAAGAAGCTGACTCCACTAGGCAATGCGTCCATTGATGTAAAACTCCTCACATTGCTAACGGCGATGCAAAGTGCGGTCTGGTGCACCCCACCCACCGAAAGCAACGAGGCGAACCTGAAAAAATTCCAGCGCGCCGGTCTGCACGCCATCAATGCAGCCATCTGCGAAGCCACCACTTTGGAACAAACGCCTCGGTCAGACGTATACAAGCTCGCTTTCACGTTCTTTATGGGAAAAGATCCGCGCGTTCGTCTCCTGCAAGATCCGTCGGTGCAGCCTTTAATACCGCGAAGGCAACGCTCGCCCGTTCCCCAAAGCCTGATGGAAACAACGTGTAATCTAACGAAAGTAAAGAATGATGATTGA
- the mtnA gene encoding S-methyl-5-thioribose-1-phosphate isomerase — MSDPARHDSIRAVHWRENHLRLLDQRLLPMQEIFIDCRNADDVARAIKDLAVRGAPAIGIAAAWGVVLAAQALRANSVAIDATGLEPVLVQLNATRPTAVNLAWALRRMRAALVNSSDPLSALTGEAAAIQNEDLAANRHMGELGASLLPQHCGVLTHCNTGSLATAGFGTALGVIRAGVAAGKITQVYAGETRPWQQGARLTMWELVRDGIPAKLIADSAASHLMKTGAVQWVIVGADRIAANGDTANKIGTYQLAIAARYHGIKFMVVAPSSTVDMDTTDGDAIDIELRDSTELLHTAGQRSVVEGGEAWNPVFDVTPAALIDAIVTERGIIHGPNNQSMRAMFADKNSADLETSVAVAKGRA, encoded by the coding sequence ATGAGCGATCCGGCCCGCCACGACAGCATCCGCGCCGTGCATTGGCGCGAAAATCATTTGCGCTTGCTCGATCAGCGTCTGCTGCCGATGCAGGAAATATTCATCGACTGCCGCAACGCGGATGACGTCGCGCGAGCGATCAAGGATCTCGCCGTGCGTGGCGCGCCAGCGATCGGCATCGCTGCGGCATGGGGCGTGGTGCTCGCCGCTCAGGCATTGCGCGCTAACAGCGTTGCGATAGATGCGACAGGTCTCGAACCCGTTTTGGTGCAATTGAATGCGACGCGCCCGACTGCGGTCAATCTGGCCTGGGCGTTGCGTCGCATGCGCGCCGCATTGGTTAATAGCAGTGATCCGTTGAGCGCGCTCACTGGCGAGGCTGCGGCCATCCAGAACGAGGATCTCGCGGCGAATCGGCACATGGGTGAGCTTGGTGCGAGTCTGCTGCCGCAACATTGCGGCGTGCTCACGCACTGCAATACCGGCTCACTCGCCACCGCCGGTTTCGGCACCGCGCTCGGCGTGATCCGTGCCGGTGTGGCCGCTGGCAAGATCACGCAGGTATATGCGGGCGAGACGCGGCCGTGGCAGCAAGGCGCACGATTGACGATGTGGGAACTTGTGCGCGATGGCATTCCGGCAAAATTGATCGCTGATTCTGCCGCGTCGCACCTCATGAAAACCGGTGCCGTGCAATGGGTGATTGTTGGTGCCGATCGCATCGCTGCGAACGGCGACACCGCCAACAAGATCGGCACGTATCAACTGGCGATTGCCGCGCGCTATCACGGTATCAAGTTCATGGTCGTAGCGCCGTCGTCCACGGTCGATATGGACACCACCGACGGGGACGCCATCGACATCGAATTGCGCGATAGCACCGAGCTGCTGCATACCGCTGGGCAACGCAGCGTGGTCGAAGGCGGCGAGGCATGGAACCCGGTGTTCGATGTCACGCCAGCGGCGCTGATCGATGCCATCGTCACCGAACGCGGTATCATCCACGGCCCGAATAACCAAAGCATGCGCGCGATGTTTGCGGATAAAAATTCAGCCGATCTAGAAACCTCGGTTGCTGTCGCAAAAGGCCGTGCATGA
- a CDS encoding GtrA family protein, giving the protein MKAGLRRFMLFGIAGTLGFVVDAGITLLLLRIVGMNYYVSRLIAFLCAVVTTYHFNRRYTFADQIDASQSGLRRRYLVAMVGGFALNYGTYAALGLRFPFFHEFPVVAILAGSFAGLLVNYLSSKYWVFRATPVVADISAPSDAEHATAERKIG; this is encoded by the coding sequence ATGAAAGCCGGATTGCGTCGTTTCATGCTGTTCGGCATTGCCGGCACGCTGGGTTTTGTCGTGGACGCAGGCATCACGTTGCTGTTGCTGCGCATCGTCGGCATGAATTATTACGTATCGCGATTGATCGCTTTTTTGTGCGCGGTGGTGACCACGTATCACTTCAATCGGCGTTACACGTTTGCCGACCAGATCGATGCCAGCCAGAGCGGGTTGCGACGGCGTTATCTGGTCGCGATGGTTGGCGGTTTTGCGCTGAATTACGGAACCTACGCCGCGCTTGGTTTGCGTTTTCCGTTCTTCCACGAGTTTCCGGTCGTGGCGATTCTGGCCGGATCCTTCGCGGGGTTGCTGGTGAATTATCTGAGCTCGAAATACTGGGTGTTTCGCGCCACGCCTGTGGTTGCCGACATATCCGCTCCAAGCGATGCCGAGCACGCAACAGCAGAGCGCAAAATCGGCTGA